Proteins encoded within one genomic window of Haematobia irritans isolate KBUSLIRL chromosome 5, ASM5000362v1, whole genome shotgun sequence:
- the LOC142240070 gene encoding homeobox protein E60-like, translating into MLAGLGIGRNGNGPRVRKPKKSSTPSEKSNSPNGASSSAAVSTTGPVSATSSSSSSEDKRPRTAFSGSQLARLKHEFNENRYLTEKRRQQLSSELGLNEAQIKIWFQNKRAKLKKSSGVKNPLALQLMAQGLYNHSTIPLTREEEELQELQEREKANSIAQSPAASTVSS; encoded by the exons ATGTTAGCTGGTTTGGGCATTGGACGTAATGGAAATG GTCCACGAGTTCGAAAACCGAAAAAATCCTCAACACCATCGGAAAAGTCTAACTCACCAAATGGCGCATCATCATCTGCAGCAGTTTCAACCACAGGACCAGTATCAGCGACATCCTCGTCATCATCGTCTGAAGATAAACGACCAAGGACAGCATTTAGTGGGTCACAATTAGCAAGACTGAAG catGAATTCAATGAGAATCGCTATCTTACTGAAAAACGTAGACAACAGCTTAGTTCCGAATTGGGTCTCAACGAggctcaaataaaaatttggttccAAAATAAACGtgccaaattgaaaaaatccagtgGAGTGAAAAATCCCTTAGCTTTGCAACTAATGGCTCAAGGACTTTACAATCATTCAACAATACCCTTGACACGAGAGGAGGAAGAACTACAAGAATTACAGGAACGTGAGAAGG